A DNA window from Arachis duranensis cultivar V14167 chromosome 3, aradu.V14167.gnm2.J7QH, whole genome shotgun sequence contains the following coding sequences:
- the LOC107478539 gene encoding uncharacterized protein LOC107478539, whose translation MDDVFSVDSGSTGVRRGRLRRREHPKCKCKTYAIISRSRTAENPNRLFFGCPHFKENQGYYDFFVWFDEIFGYLVDDVVDKRRLASVETCVGEEFGAGLDYCLEERVKQLEEILIKRNEDSSKVKKDSVLSLFSSVIIGALVVVIMFCIYVVVI comes from the exons ATGGATGATGTCTTCAGTGTTGACAGCGGTTCGACTGGCGTCCGAAGGGGGCGACTTAGAAGAAGAGAACATCCTAAGTGTAAGTGCAAGACATATGCCATAATATCCAGGTCTCGCACAGCAGAAAATCCAAATAGGCTGTTCTTTGGCTGTCCTCACTTCAAG GAAAACCAAggatattatgatttttttgtatggtTTGATGAGATCTTTGGGTATTTGGTGGATGATGTAGTTGATAAGCGTAGATTGGCCTCTGTGGAGACATGCGTGGGTGAAGAATTTGGTGCAGGTTTAGATTATTGCTTGGAGGAGAGAGTGAAACAATTGGAGGAGATATTAATAAAGAGGAATGAAGATAGTTCGAAAGTCAAAAAGGATAGTGTTCTAAGCTTGTTTAGTAGTGTAATAATAGGTGCACTTGTAGTTGTGATTATGTTTTGTATTTATGTGGTGGTTATTTAA